A stretch of DNA from Methanofastidiosum sp.:
CTGAGAACTCAAACAGGATAGAGTCAATGATAAAACTTGCAGCTTCTTTTGTCCCAGTCTCTCCAGACGAGCTTGACCACAACATCTGGCTTCTAAACGTTGAAAACGGGATAATCGATCTTAGGACAGGACTCTTCTTGCAAGATCACAGGAAGGAAGAGTTCATCACAAAGATGGCAAATGTCTCCTTTGAGCCTTCTTTTGAATGTCCTCAATGGATTAAGTTTTTGAATGAGATCTTTGATGGCAATGAAGAACTAATGGTATATCTCCAAAAGGCAGTTGGGTATAGCCTAACAGGAGACACTAGGGAGCAGGTTCTATTCTTCCTCCACGGCACAGGAGCCAACGGTAAAACAACATTTTTGGAAGTAATAAGGGATCTAATGGGCGACTATGCAAGGCAGACTGACTTCTCGACCTTTGTCATCAAAAAGCATGATACTGGCCCTAGAAATGATATTGCAAGATTAAAAGGTGCAAGGCTTGTCTGCTCAGTTGAAGTGGAAGAAGGAAAACAGCTAGCAGAGAATCTCGTCAAGCAGCTGACAGGCCAGGATAAGATCTATGCAAGATTTCTATATTCTGAGGGATTTGAGTTTGTCCCTAATTTTAAGATCTGGATAGCTGCAAACAATAAACCAGAGATAAGAGGGGCGGAAAATGCCATCTGGCGAAGGATAAGGCTCATCCCATTTGCTGTGACAATACCGGAAGAAAAACAGGACAGGGAACTTGCAGCAAAGCTAAAGCAGGAAAAGGCTGGCATCCTAAACTGGATCATTGAAGGCTGCCTTAATTGGCAAAGGGAAGGATTGACTCCGCCATCAATAGTTGTTGAGGCAACTGAAGAGTATAAGGGCGAGATGGATCCTCTAAAGGATTTTCTGGATGATCTTTGCAAGATGGGAGTGCTAGAAAAGACATTAGCTGGCGATCTTTATGAGGCCTACAAGGAGTATTGCAGCTTCATAAAAGCAACGCCAATATCCCAGCAGGCCTTTGGCAGGAGGCTATCCCAAATTGGCCTTAAGAAAACTAGGGATGGCAGCAACAGGTATTGGGAAGGCATTGAATTGATTGCAGATCAAGTGGAAAGAATGAGGAAAAGCTACAGGGGTAGCAATTGGTGAAGATTTATTGTGACACATATGACGGTTATCTTGCCTTTTCCATAAAACTCTCTATATGATATACATTATAGGACTTTTACTAAAATCACTATAAAACCGTCATAAGCGTCATTTAATATTCTAGGAAGGGATATTATAGCAAAAAATCTCATTGAATATAGGGCTTATCTGGGAGACAAAGATATACCATGCGTCAGGCAGATCTATGGATACACGCTTATGGAGGCTGATGAAGGCGAAGATATTTGTAATATTCTAGGCGAGAAAGGGAGGTACGCCATCTTGGAATACGGGGAAGATCCATGCTGGAACTATGAGTTCGTGCTGTATGTCTCTGACAGTCTCTCAATTTTAAGGCCAGTTTTTGATCTGCTCTGCATTGAGTGCGATAAGGATCTAACTAGATCAATGTCATACACCAACTTCCTGATACTATACTTATGGAAGAGCAGAGTGATCAATGATATGGATAAGGCCAATAAAAACGAAGCTTGATTTTAGGGCAAATCTGTTAAGCGATT
This window harbors:
- a CDS encoding bifunctional DNA primase/polymerase, which gives rise to MPSIYPGLDIKANGGYVVAPPSIHPSGRRYKWENTIYGNHLIEMPDWLWRIIDEKNEVMDTRDRGIIETGQRNTELTKISGALRNRGLSPDMVKEALKVINQERCREPLDGNEVGKITTNFSQNRISMTDIGNAERMILYFGDSIRFSPPLNRWLIWNGNIWRVDDRRDIYRIAMDTARTIHIESMKESDQENKIALSKWAITSENSNRIESMIKLAASFVPVSPDELDHNIWLLNVENGIIDLRTGLFLQDHRKEEFITKMANVSFEPSFECPQWIKFLNEIFDGNEELMVYLQKAVGYSLTGDTREQVLFFLHGTGANGKTTFLEVIRDLMGDYARQTDFSTFVIKKHDTGPRNDIARLKGARLVCSVEVEEGKQLAENLVKQLTGQDKIYARFLYSEGFEFVPNFKIWIAANNKPEIRGAENAIWRRIRLIPFAVTIPEEKQDRELAAKLKQEKAGILNWIIEGCLNWQREGLTPPSIVVEATEEYKGEMDPLKDFLDDLCKMGVLEKTLAGDLYEAYKEYCSFIKATPISQQAFGRRLSQIGLKKTRDGSNRYWEGIELIADQVERMRKSYRGSNW